A region of Streptomyces sp. TG1A-60 DNA encodes the following proteins:
- a CDS encoding NAD(P)H-quinone oxidoreductase: MYAITIPEPGGPEALVWDEVPDPVPGEGEVLVEVAASAVNRADLLQRQGFYDPPPGASPSPGLECSGRIAEIGPGVAGWSVGDEVCALLSGGGYAEKAVAPAGQLLPVPTGLDLNRAAALPEVTCTVWSNVFMIAHLRPGETLLVHGGSSGIGTMAIQLAKAVGAKVAVTAGTKEKLEQCAALGADILINYREQDFVEEVRKATDRKGADVILDNMGAKYLDRNVRVLAVNGRLAIIGMQGGIKGELNIGALLAKRAAISATSLRARPLEEKTAIVAAVREHVWPLIVDGHVRPVVDREIPMNDAATAHRVLEESSHVGKVLLVAP, translated from the coding sequence ATGTATGCGATCACGATTCCCGAACCCGGTGGACCCGAGGCGCTGGTCTGGGACGAGGTCCCCGATCCGGTGCCCGGCGAGGGCGAAGTGCTCGTCGAGGTGGCGGCGAGCGCTGTGAACCGCGCCGACCTGCTCCAGCGGCAGGGGTTCTACGACCCACCGCCCGGCGCCTCCCCCTCCCCCGGCCTGGAGTGCTCCGGGCGCATCGCGGAGATCGGGCCCGGCGTGGCCGGGTGGAGCGTCGGCGACGAGGTGTGCGCGCTGCTCTCGGGCGGTGGCTACGCCGAGAAGGCCGTCGCCCCGGCCGGCCAACTGCTGCCCGTGCCGACGGGCCTCGATCTCAACCGGGCCGCCGCGCTGCCCGAGGTGACCTGCACCGTCTGGTCGAACGTCTTCATGATCGCCCACCTGCGCCCCGGCGAGACCCTCCTCGTGCACGGCGGCTCCAGCGGCATCGGCACGATGGCCATCCAGCTCGCCAAGGCCGTCGGCGCGAAGGTCGCCGTCACCGCGGGTACCAAGGAGAAGCTCGAACAGTGCGCCGCCCTGGGCGCGGACATCCTGATCAACTACCGCGAACAGGACTTCGTCGAGGAGGTCCGGAAGGCCACGGACCGCAAGGGCGCGGACGTCATCCTCGACAACATGGGCGCCAAGTATCTCGACCGCAACGTCCGTGTCCTCGCCGTCAACGGCCGCCTCGCGATCATCGGTATGCAGGGCGGCATCAAGGGCGAGCTGAACATCGGCGCCCTCCTCGCCAAGCGCGCCGCCATCAGCGCGACCTCGTTGCGCGCCCGGCCCCTGGAGGAGAAGACCGCCATCGTGGCCGCCGTGCGTGAACACGTGTGGCCGCTCATCGTCGACGGCCACGTACGCCCGGTCGTCGACCGCGAGATCCCCATGAACGACGCGGCCACGGCCCATCGGGTCCTGGAGGAGAGCAGCCACGTCGGCAAGGTGCTCCTGGTCGCGCCGTAG